Proteins from a genomic interval of Rosa chinensis cultivar Old Blush chromosome 2, RchiOBHm-V2, whole genome shotgun sequence:
- the LOC112186624 gene encoding F-box/kelch-repeat protein At1g80440 codes for MEQLIPGLPNDIARDCLFRVPYNYLSDASYVCKDWNQEIEQPEFLRLRKATGRSQAIVIMAQARINPNPGNPSPPELKLSLFEPKTGSWEELPLFPGFSKGLPRFCQVVGVGPELVVIGGLDPCTWEVSNTVFIYNFVSATWRCGAAMPGVKRSFFGCTSDEDNRMVFVVGGHDNEKNALRSAMAYDVAKNQWIVIADMKRERDECKAIFHRGKLYVVGGYRTQTQGQFERSVETFDPATSEWDQVEEDFLPANVSPKSCVAGHDGKLYMSSESHVAARDGATWRAVSEIPADVGSATTWQDKLLVTGSGELQMAYVLDLYSYSWTTVEMPEEYRGHVYSSCYLEI; via the coding sequence ATGGAGCAGCTAATTCCTGGTCTACCTAATGATATTGCTCGAGATTGCTTGTTTCGTGTACCGTACAATTATCTGTCAGATGCTTCATATGTTTGCAAAGATTGGAACCAGGAGATTGAGCAACCGGAATTTCTCCGGCTACGAAAAGCCACCGGCCGTAGTCAAGCCATCGTTATAATGGCACAAGCACGGATTAACCCGAACCCGGGGAATCCTTCTCCGCCGGAGTTAAAGCTCTCACTTTTTGAACCCAAGACGGGTAGCTGGGAGGAGCTGCCACTGTTCCCTGGGTTTTCCAAAGGGCTGCCTAGGTTTTGCCAAGTGGTCGGAGTCGGGCCGGAATTGGTTGTGATCGGCGGGTTGGATCCATGCACTTGGGAAGTGTCTAATACTGTGTTTATTTACAATTTTGTGTCGGCCACTTGGCGGTGCGGAGCGGCCATGCCAGGTGTCAAGAGGTCGTTCTTCGGATGCACGTCCGACGAGGATAATCGGATGGTGTTTGTTGTCGGCGGACACGACAACGAGAAAAATGCTTTGAGATCCGCAATGGCATATGACGTGGCTAAAAACCAGTGGATTGTAATTGCTGACATGAAAAGAGAGCGCGACGAATGTAAGGCGATATTCCACCGTGGCAAGCTCTACGTCGTCGGCGGATACCGTACTCAAACACAGGGCCAATTCGAAAGAAGTGTGGAGACCTTTGATCCTGCCACTTCCGAGTGGGATCAAGTCGAAGAGGATTTCTTGCCTGCCAATGTGTCTCCCAAGTCCTGCGTGGCAGGCCATGATGGAAAACTTTACATGTCGTCGGAAAGCCACGTGGCAGCACGGGACGGTGCCACATGGCGAGCAGTTTCCGAGATACCGGCTGATGTGGGTTCTGCAACTACCTGGCAGGATAAGCTGTTGGTGACGGGGTCCGGTGAGCTCCAAATGGCTTACGTTCTGGATTTGTATAGCTACTCCTGGACAACAGTTGAGATGCCTGAGGAGTATAGAGGTCATGTTTACTCGAGCTGTTACTTGGAAATCTAA